One stretch of Rosistilla oblonga DNA includes these proteins:
- a CDS encoding DUF2130 domain-containing protein — translation MRTQVASQIRGELGAEATKLRRQLENQQNEVALQREALDKQRETLAEQIQLRVDEQRVSLLAEANQKAAAAVAVEIADRDAQLKELAETLDTARTNELELRKQQRQLQSEKESLKLEVARQLDDERNKIVEETKLQLDEAHQLRQAEKDKTIAEMAARLKELQRKVEQGSQQLQGEVQELALEDLLSTLFSADSIEPVAKGVHGGDAIQRVYDTSGLGCGEMLWESKRTKKWSNAWLAKARDDQRAARAGCVVIVTEVLPPGIRNFGLIDGVWVCNWPSVAGLATALRVGLVELGKSKLAVQGQNEKMELVYNYLAGREFQQRVEGVVEAFVTMQTDLESERRSMQRIWSKREKQLQRALLNTAGLYGDLQGIIGSSMPAIEGLATPAIEYSDVSVPQVSA, via the coding sequence ATGCGTACGCAGGTCGCCTCTCAGATCCGTGGTGAACTTGGTGCCGAAGCTACGAAACTTCGGCGTCAACTCGAAAACCAACAGAACGAAGTTGCTCTACAGCGGGAGGCGCTAGACAAACAGCGAGAGACGCTGGCTGAACAGATCCAATTGCGTGTTGACGAGCAGCGAGTCTCGTTGCTGGCCGAGGCAAATCAAAAGGCTGCTGCTGCGGTCGCGGTTGAGATTGCTGATCGTGACGCACAACTGAAGGAACTGGCCGAAACCCTCGACACCGCCCGCACAAACGAGTTGGAACTGCGTAAACAGCAGCGCCAGCTTCAGTCGGAGAAGGAATCGTTGAAGCTGGAAGTCGCTCGTCAATTGGATGACGAGCGGAACAAAATTGTTGAAGAGACGAAGTTGCAATTGGACGAAGCCCATCAGCTGAGGCAAGCCGAAAAAGACAAAACAATTGCTGAGATGGCAGCAAGACTTAAGGAACTGCAGCGCAAAGTCGAGCAGGGATCGCAGCAACTTCAAGGCGAAGTTCAGGAGCTTGCACTCGAGGATCTGTTAAGCACGTTGTTTTCGGCGGATTCCATTGAACCGGTTGCGAAGGGCGTTCATGGTGGCGACGCAATTCAAAGGGTCTACGATACAAGCGGCTTGGGTTGCGGCGAAATGCTATGGGAGTCAAAACGCACCAAGAAATGGAGCAACGCTTGGCTTGCCAAAGCACGTGACGATCAGCGGGCAGCACGCGCAGGCTGCGTTGTGATTGTCACTGAGGTTCTGCCGCCGGGCATCCGCAACTTCGGTTTGATCGACGGAGTTTGGGTTTGTAATTGGCCCTCCGTTGCCGGGCTCGCGACTGCTCTCCGTGTTGGCCTTGTTGAGCTCGGAAAGAGCAAGTTGGCCGTGCAAGGGCAAAACGAAAAGATGGAGCTTGTCTACAACTATCTGGCAGGACGAGAGTTTCAGCAACGGGTTGAGGGGGTGGTTGAGGCGTTCGTAACAATGCAGACCGACTTGGAATCGGAACGACGATCCATGCAACGGATTTGGTCGAAGCGTGAAAAGCAATTGCAAAGGGCGTTACTGAACACCGCGGGATTATATGGTGATCTGCAAGGCATCATCGGTTCGTCGATGCCGGCGATCGAAGGACTTGCGACCCCTGCAATCGAGTACTCGGATGTTTCGGTCCCGCAGGTCAGTGCCTAG
- a CDS encoding YecA family protein, translating into MTHPRRNDICPCGSGKKYKRCCLRSAKIREATERDHPKLVDDTGNGGSAQIIGDNGARKIAFLDVSADGHRRTNGFPYPLEAATPLLSRIAWNAYQLGQYEESIELCHELNRRGAMPLWLYESVHLASAGLAKPVSLLISEACWSKGRDQVERIESLYPVEALWFQLNNSHLTAVDKIERIEEVFQRIAENLWMVPAAHPTAALLVAKWLLDHTDREDLARKLVCCCLGWKYVYRRVDDLISLAKLLRRLAAPKLFWTRIANIYHDFMELDNCCQSAWKRQNKSIFDEQLLTSYCQLVDNKEGVLHRFCADNGFPERDVVTELLIDSFGLKDYRNDEANIFPGRSGYVAGATEPWLSLEHFQMRHPWFCLLAARERDFIRNGDTGFVTCITDDYSMACSQWWRAIESILRRKLVDPLGALIDENPDWVDADRKYVQTLSPRKKERLKLFVLKLADPDSRRRMTLNDMLLLIEKCMADIRRKIVSASSIRRHAVQHVSERLSEFRWIKSEPDNYADMRSAFSQNVLSERSIQLFRNAASHDKPMDYEHAVAGRLLAIRILDFMHYPRYCVHEKLEELKSELRESEEKPKP; encoded by the coding sequence ATGACTCACCCCAGACGAAACGACATATGCCCCTGTGGATCAGGCAAGAAGTACAAACGGTGTTGCTTGCGGTCAGCAAAGATCAGGGAAGCAACGGAACGCGACCATCCTAAACTGGTTGACGATACAGGCAACGGCGGCAGTGCTCAAATCATTGGCGATAATGGAGCTCGAAAGATCGCGTTCCTAGATGTTTCCGCGGACGGTCATCGCCGCACGAATGGCTTCCCTTACCCGCTTGAGGCAGCAACTCCTCTTCTATCGCGTATAGCTTGGAATGCATATCAGCTAGGTCAATATGAAGAGTCGATTGAGCTGTGTCACGAACTGAATCGACGCGGGGCCATGCCCCTCTGGCTTTACGAGAGTGTTCATCTTGCAAGTGCTGGGCTGGCTAAACCAGTGTCGTTGTTGATTTCGGAAGCGTGCTGGAGTAAAGGGCGAGATCAGGTTGAACGAATCGAGTCGCTATATCCAGTGGAGGCGCTCTGGTTTCAGCTCAACAATAGCCATCTAACGGCTGTTGATAAAATTGAGCGTATTGAAGAAGTCTTCCAACGAATCGCTGAGAATCTATGGATGGTTCCCGCTGCGCATCCAACCGCCGCACTTCTGGTTGCCAAGTGGCTGCTGGATCATACCGATCGTGAAGATCTGGCCCGAAAGCTCGTGTGTTGTTGTCTTGGATGGAAGTACGTTTACCGGCGGGTCGATGATCTAATTTCACTTGCAAAGCTGCTTAGACGACTAGCCGCACCCAAGTTGTTCTGGACGCGAATTGCGAACATCTACCACGACTTCATGGAATTGGACAACTGTTGCCAATCAGCTTGGAAACGCCAGAACAAATCAATATTCGACGAACAGCTTCTCACTTCATACTGCCAACTTGTGGATAACAAGGAAGGAGTTTTGCATCGCTTCTGCGCCGACAATGGATTTCCAGAGCGGGATGTCGTGACCGAGTTATTGATTGATTCGTTTGGGTTAAAAGACTATAGAAATGATGAGGCGAACATATTTCCTGGGCGATCAGGATATGTCGCGGGAGCGACTGAACCTTGGCTTTCGCTAGAACACTTCCAGATGCGACACCCTTGGTTTTGCCTCCTTGCAGCGCGCGAACGAGACTTCATCCGTAACGGCGACACAGGTTTCGTCACTTGCATCACGGATGACTACTCGATGGCATGTTCGCAATGGTGGAGAGCGATCGAGAGCATACTTCGGCGTAAGCTAGTTGATCCACTCGGCGCGTTGATCGATGAAAATCCAGATTGGGTTGACGCTGATCGTAAGTACGTACAAACGCTTTCTCCACGTAAAAAAGAAAGGCTGAAGTTGTTTGTTCTGAAGTTGGCTGATCCTGATAGTCGCCGCCGGATGACATTAAACGACATGCTACTGTTAATCGAAAAGTGCATGGCAGACATTCGCAGAAAAATCGTTTCTGCTTCGTCTATTCGTCGGCACGCGGTTCAGCATGTTAGTGAACGCCTGTCGGAATTTCGTTGGATCAAAAGTGAGCCCGACAATTACGCAGACATGCGGAGCGCCTTTTCGCAGAACGTCCTTTCTGAACGTTCGATCCAATTGTTTCGCAACGCAGCCTCGCACGATAAGCCGATGGATTACGAACATGCCGTTGCTGGCCGATTGCTGGCCATCCGCATCCTCGACTTTATGCATTACCCTCGCTACTGCGTCCATGAAAAGCTCGAAGAACTGAAATCGGAACTCCGCGAGTCGGAGGAGAAACCAAAGCCATGA
- a CDS encoding CBS domain-containing protein — protein MSTPRLSSVMLNGQLPKFAEHIIAGMIMTPVDQLVVASPADSLAHALEKMGATFDQLPVIHQGTLAGMLFRDRIPNSGDGQIADIFSPLSTLDSILSSESMLEAIECLVRSPCCIVFDAESGGFAGLLHYADLNRQAVRLFCYLWTSALEMSLAELLTMNQPDDMSWIESLAQHRQVQVLGRHEYGRRQNIELSPVEGLELSDLLNIWPKQERLLNLFAMSKSEFKKKTNHLVELRNAAMHPVRSLLNGHAEVAVFQRRMHDLREMVRKSVTLIQENGVDGAC, from the coding sequence ATGTCAACTCCTCGCTTGTCATCGGTGATGCTCAACGGACAGCTTCCCAAATTTGCTGAACATATCATTGCCGGGATGATCATGACGCCTGTGGACCAGTTGGTTGTTGCAAGCCCTGCAGACAGCCTTGCACATGCGCTCGAGAAAATGGGCGCGACGTTCGATCAGCTGCCGGTTATCCATCAGGGAACGCTAGCTGGAATGCTTTTTCGGGATCGAATTCCGAATAGTGGTGATGGTCAGATTGCTGACATTTTCTCGCCACTGTCGACACTCGATTCGATTCTCAGTAGCGAGAGCATGCTGGAAGCTATCGAGTGCCTTGTTCGATCGCCTTGTTGTATCGTCTTCGACGCCGAGTCCGGTGGATTTGCTGGTTTATTGCACTACGCCGATCTAAACCGCCAAGCGGTTCGTTTGTTCTGTTATCTATGGACTTCGGCACTTGAGATGTCGCTCGCTGAGTTGCTAACGATGAACCAGCCGGATGACATGAGTTGGATTGAGTCGCTTGCACAACACCGTCAGGTTCAAGTGCTCGGACGTCACGAATATGGCAGACGCCAGAATATCGAGCTATCGCCCGTAGAAGGGCTAGAACTTTCGGATCTGCTGAACATCTGGCCCAAGCAGGAGAGGCTTCTAAATCTGTTCGCGATGTCGAAGTCCGAATTCAAGAAAAAGACCAACCACCTGGTCGAGCTTCGCAACGCTGCCATGCATCCAGTGCGATCGCTCCTGAACGGGCATGCGGAAGTGGCAGTCTTTCAACGACGTATGCACGATTTGCGAGAGATGGTCCGAAAGTCAGTGACACTCATTCAGGAGAATGGCGTGGATGGTGCGTGTTGA
- a CDS encoding GmrSD restriction endonuclease domain-containing protein, whose translation MELNNEIWPLIGLIHNKNNINPTPEYQRYSVWNRKQQQLLMDSIYQGMDIPKLYLRKTADGSDFKYEAVDGQQRMRAIWDFYANEYALNKDFTPDLGGQRYDQLEMETRQIFDMFNFSVVIIRDASDAEIREMFCRLQNGKPLNAAEKRNAMASDMRDFCATLAKHPFFGSVAFTDGRMQHQQLAAQCVLLEIEGKATNIRDSRLNGMYTEHQSFSDNGKVAKKSKKVFDYMHACFPEKTHELKRGLSVSIYLLLSQLMEEYNLSGKEDAFKSFLLDFEHRRRSAKNDSDFLNYERHTSKSSDGEEAIAYRHEMLLRDFHAFVPDLIPLDSQRGFDATQRLVIFRRDGGACKYCGSDVPWDDFHADHVVAHSQGGPTTVDNGWLACSKCNTKKGASPVGQVL comes from the coding sequence ATGGAACTTAACAACGAAATCTGGCCACTTATCGGTCTCATTCACAACAAGAACAACATCAATCCGACGCCCGAGTATCAGCGTTATTCCGTTTGGAATCGCAAGCAGCAGCAGCTACTGATGGATAGCATCTATCAGGGAATGGATATTCCAAAGTTGTATTTGCGAAAAACGGCTGACGGTAGCGACTTTAAGTACGAAGCCGTCGATGGGCAGCAGCGCATGAGAGCGATTTGGGACTTTTATGCGAACGAATACGCGTTGAACAAGGACTTTACACCGGATCTTGGTGGACAGCGGTACGATCAGCTGGAGATGGAGACACGCCAGATCTTCGACATGTTCAACTTCAGCGTCGTAATCATTCGAGACGCGAGCGATGCTGAAATTCGTGAAATGTTCTGTCGATTGCAGAACGGCAAGCCATTGAACGCCGCGGAGAAACGCAATGCAATGGCAAGTGACATGCGCGACTTTTGTGCGACACTCGCAAAGCACCCCTTCTTTGGTTCGGTCGCATTCACGGATGGACGGATGCAGCATCAACAGTTGGCTGCTCAATGTGTTTTGTTGGAAATCGAAGGCAAGGCGACGAACATTCGCGACAGTCGCCTAAACGGGATGTACACGGAGCATCAATCGTTTAGCGACAACGGAAAAGTTGCGAAGAAGTCGAAAAAGGTATTCGACTACATGCATGCGTGTTTCCCCGAAAAAACGCATGAACTCAAGCGAGGGCTTTCGGTGTCCATCTATTTGCTGCTCTCACAACTGATGGAGGAATACAATCTGTCAGGCAAGGAGGATGCGTTCAAGAGTTTCTTGTTGGACTTTGAGCATCGACGCCGATCGGCAAAAAACGACAGCGACTTTCTGAATTACGAAAGGCACACATCGAAGTCTTCCGACGGTGAAGAGGCGATCGCATACCGCCATGAGATGTTGCTGCGTGATTTTCACGCATTCGTGCCAGATTTGATTCCACTAGACTCGCAGCGAGGATTCGATGCGACTCAACGGCTTGTGATCTTTCGTCGTGATGGCGGCGCTTGCAAGTACTGCGGTTCTGACGTGCCATGGGATGATTTTCATGCTGACCATGTGGTCGCGCACAGCCAAGGGGGGCCGACAACAGTCGACAATGGGTGGCTTGCGTGTAGCAAATGCAATACGAAGAAGGGAGCCAGTCCCGTTGGGCAGGTTTTGTAA
- a CDS encoding type I restriction endonuclease subunit R, with amino-acid sequence MEQLICDSLVNDSEYLAGTPQDYDREHAIDVPKLLAFLKSSQPQAYATLNIDAEGAARRKFLHRLQGEVGRRGVVDVLRNGIEHGVSTGALDLFYGTPTPGNERAATLHAKNIFSVTRQLKYSRNATARSLDFVIFINGLPLATFELKNQITKQTYDDAINQFKTDRDPRELLFQFPRCMVHFAVDDSQAWMCTHLKGVDSWFLPFNQGFKDGAGNPANPNGLRTDYLWKEILSKPILAEIIENYAQVIEEKDEAGKTKRKQIFPRYHQLKCVRGLLDDAQQIGPGKRYLIQHSAGSGKSNSITWLAHQLIGLKKDGESVFDSILVVTDRVNLDKQIRANIRQFAQESAVVGAAQNSADLRRFIEEGKKIITTTVQKFPFILDAIGDGHRASTFALIIDEAHSSQGGKAAASANVALSGKSKSADVGASDLVAEKSFGVGNVIGRRDADTEYAVAGSEDEDAEEPTTEDKINEIIAKRKMLSNASYFAFTATPKPKTLELFGVPVPEGDKQKFRPFDKYTMKQAIEEGFILDVLKNYTTANSYYRLVKSVEDDPEFDVSKAKKKLRKYVESHEHAIRRKAHEMIDHFHSQVLAKKKVGGQARAMVVASSVDRAMQYKVAFDAYLKERKSPYRAIVAFSGDREFQGEKGVTESKMNGFASSKIEKMLRTDPYRFLIVADKFQTGFDEPLLHTMYVDKPLSGIRAVQTLSRLNRAHPHKYDTFVLDFLNDLETIRESFAKYYRTTVLSDSTDPNKLHDLKSVLDAHQVYAWSEVQAFVDDYLAGADRSELDPLLDVCVDRYLSDLDEDKQVDFKSRAKAFVRTYGFLATILPSVPPNWERLSTFLNFLTPKLPAPQEEDLSKGILQTIDMDSYRVEVGAQMQILLPDEDAEVDPANDTGGGAKPPVELDRLSSIIRTFNDQFGNIDWDDKDRIEELITEEIPRRVAEDPAYNNACQNSDKKTARIEHDRAYRRVMNSMIQDQTKLYKHYNDEEGFRQFAHDTSFDQSYEGKRDRLGPVYDLLLSHFQKTTGVNVSSRWNQHAGDFQRSVHNLKSLVSWIKSARILCVDEQSLVPSSFGNIDVAMAVRVIDDRLAGRRGSRYRIERILCKGAGVQSLEKIDDESSNRVQTWMVKEIHHALRESAATRGRLSLDQWKCSLTTNDWQHDLGVQLADAVQRFRESHDRLVGGGDGPSVFRESSRTEMAKSIGAIQTPTESTQTDSDAIWQELFAFAERVIKLTSESLTIQDGGTAHDALVEFKRQLGKSSSAALDLLFQLRCRGDHADDVAKRGEWEQIQHAIAKQLGREKPKFNSDSELLYRPDDLQLTATEANEIRVKLLDSLSDGLETIVNLVP; translated from the coding sequence TTGGAACAGCTGATTTGCGATTCATTGGTCAACGATTCCGAATACCTCGCCGGGACGCCGCAGGACTACGATCGAGAGCACGCGATTGATGTGCCGAAGCTGTTGGCGTTTTTAAAATCGTCGCAGCCCCAAGCGTATGCAACGCTGAACATCGATGCCGAGGGGGCTGCACGTCGGAAGTTTCTGCACCGCTTGCAAGGGGAGGTTGGCCGCCGCGGTGTTGTCGACGTGTTGCGAAATGGAATCGAGCACGGCGTGAGCACCGGAGCGCTTGATTTATTTTACGGCACTCCGACACCTGGCAACGAGCGTGCTGCTACTCTGCATGCGAAAAACATATTTAGCGTCACACGACAGCTAAAATATAGCCGCAACGCCACGGCTCGATCGCTCGATTTCGTTATCTTTATCAATGGCTTACCCTTAGCGACGTTTGAGCTGAAAAACCAAATCACCAAACAGACCTACGACGATGCAATCAATCAGTTCAAGACGGATCGCGATCCGCGCGAACTGCTATTTCAATTCCCCCGTTGTATGGTTCATTTTGCGGTTGACGATTCTCAGGCATGGATGTGCACGCATCTGAAGGGTGTCGATAGTTGGTTCTTGCCGTTCAATCAAGGATTCAAGGATGGTGCGGGCAATCCGGCAAACCCCAATGGATTGCGGACGGATTATCTATGGAAAGAAATCCTGTCGAAGCCTATTCTCGCGGAGATCATCGAGAATTACGCGCAAGTGATCGAGGAAAAAGACGAAGCTGGAAAGACCAAGCGGAAACAGATTTTCCCGCGATACCATCAACTGAAGTGTGTTCGTGGTCTGCTTGACGATGCGCAGCAAATCGGTCCGGGCAAGCGATACTTAATTCAACATTCCGCCGGCAGCGGAAAGAGTAATTCGATCACTTGGTTGGCTCATCAATTGATCGGCCTGAAGAAGGATGGTGAATCGGTCTTCGATTCAATTTTGGTCGTAACCGATCGAGTCAACCTGGACAAACAGATCCGAGCGAACATTCGTCAGTTCGCCCAGGAATCGGCCGTCGTTGGTGCGGCCCAAAATTCAGCCGATTTGCGACGATTCATCGAAGAAGGCAAGAAGATCATCACGACAACCGTCCAAAAGTTCCCGTTCATTCTGGACGCGATCGGAGACGGGCATCGTGCGAGCACCTTCGCGTTGATCATTGACGAGGCCCATAGTAGCCAAGGCGGAAAGGCGGCTGCATCGGCGAACGTTGCCTTAAGCGGGAAATCGAAGTCCGCAGACGTTGGGGCATCGGATTTGGTCGCAGAGAAGTCATTCGGCGTGGGCAATGTGATTGGTCGCCGAGATGCCGATACGGAATACGCGGTCGCTGGCAGTGAAGATGAGGATGCGGAGGAGCCAACCACCGAGGACAAAATCAATGAAATTATCGCTAAACGCAAGATGCTCTCCAACGCCAGCTACTTCGCATTCACGGCCACCCCGAAACCGAAGACACTCGAACTCTTCGGCGTGCCGGTCCCTGAAGGAGACAAGCAGAAGTTTCGCCCCTTCGATAAGTACACGATGAAGCAGGCGATCGAAGAGGGCTTTATCCTTGATGTACTGAAGAACTACACCACAGCCAACAGCTACTACCGACTGGTGAAGTCGGTCGAGGACGATCCGGAGTTCGACGTCAGCAAGGCGAAGAAGAAATTGCGGAAATACGTCGAATCGCACGAGCACGCGATCCGGCGCAAAGCCCATGAAATGATCGACCACTTCCATTCGCAAGTGCTGGCGAAGAAGAAGGTCGGCGGCCAGGCACGTGCAATGGTCGTGGCCAGCAGCGTTGATCGTGCCATGCAGTACAAGGTAGCGTTCGATGCGTACCTCAAAGAACGCAAGAGTCCGTATCGAGCTATCGTTGCGTTCTCGGGCGATCGTGAGTTCCAGGGCGAGAAGGGTGTCACGGAGTCGAAGATGAACGGCTTCGCGAGCAGCAAGATCGAGAAGATGTTGCGAACGGATCCCTATCGCTTCCTGATCGTCGCCGATAAGTTTCAAACCGGTTTCGACGAACCGCTGTTGCACACGATGTACGTTGACAAGCCGCTTTCGGGCATTCGAGCGGTGCAAACGCTGTCACGCTTGAACCGCGCCCACCCGCATAAGTACGATACCTTCGTGCTGGACTTCCTCAATGATTTGGAAACGATCCGTGAGTCCTTCGCCAAGTACTATCGCACAACAGTGCTCAGCGATTCGACCGATCCAAATAAGTTGCATGATTTGAAGTCCGTACTGGACGCGCACCAGGTCTATGCATGGTCGGAGGTGCAAGCGTTCGTCGATGACTATCTGGCCGGTGCCGATCGCAGCGAGTTGGATCCGTTGCTCGATGTTTGCGTCGATCGCTATCTCTCAGACCTCGATGAAGACAAGCAAGTCGATTTCAAATCGCGTGCCAAGGCCTTTGTGCGGACCTACGGCTTCCTGGCAACCATCTTGCCGTCGGTGCCACCCAATTGGGAACGTCTTTCGACCTTTCTGAATTTCCTGACGCCAAAATTGCCGGCACCTCAAGAGGAGGATCTGTCAAAAGGCATTTTGCAAACGATCGACATGGACAGTTACCGTGTCGAAGTCGGCGCGCAGATGCAAATTCTGCTCCCCGATGAAGATGCCGAGGTTGATCCCGCCAACGATACGGGCGGTGGAGCAAAACCGCCTGTCGAACTGGATCGGCTTTCGTCGATCATCCGAACGTTCAATGATCAGTTTGGCAACATCGACTGGGATGACAAGGATCGCATCGAGGAATTGATCACGGAGGAAATTCCTCGCCGTGTCGCCGAGGATCCGGCATACAACAACGCTTGCCAGAACAGCGATAAGAAGACCGCCCGCATCGAACACGACCGCGCCTATCGCCGCGTCATGAATTCGATGATTCAGGACCAAACCAAACTCTACAAGCACTACAACGACGAAGAGGGCTTTCGGCAGTTTGCTCACGACACCAGCTTTGACCAAAGCTACGAAGGCAAACGAGATCGGCTAGGCCCGGTTTACGACTTGCTGTTGTCGCACTTTCAAAAGACGACCGGCGTGAACGTTAGCAGCCGCTGGAATCAACACGCGGGCGACTTCCAGCGCAGCGTTCACAATTTGAAGTCACTGGTGAGTTGGATCAAGTCGGCAAGGATTCTGTGTGTCGATGAACAATCGCTGGTGCCTTCATCGTTCGGCAACATCGACGTGGCGATGGCAGTGCGAGTGATTGACGATCGCCTGGCCGGCCGCCGTGGTTCGCGATACAGGATTGAGCGAATACTCTGCAAAGGCGCGGGAGTTCAATCGCTGGAAAAGATCGACGACGAATCGAGCAATCGCGTCCAGACGTGGATGGTAAAAGAGATTCATCATGCATTGCGTGAATCGGCTGCCACCCGCGGGCGGCTTTCGCTCGATCAATGGAAGTGTTCGCTGACCACAAACGATTGGCAACACGATCTTGGAGTGCAATTGGCTGATGCTGTCCAACGTTTTCGCGAGTCTCACGATCGTCTGGTTGGCGGAGGCGATGGCCCATCGGTCTTCCGTGAATCATCGCGAACGGAAATGGCCAAGTCGATTGGAGCAATCCAAACACCGACGGAGTCGACACAAACTGATTCGGATGCCATTTGGCAAGAGCTGTTCGCCTTCGCCGAACGCGTTATCAAGCTGACGAGTGAAAGCTTGACGATTCAGGATGGCGGGACGGCTCACGACGCGCTCGTCGAGTTCAAGCGTCAACTCGGTAAGTCAAGCTCGGCAGCGCTGGATCTATTATTCCAACTCCGGTGTCGTGGCGACCACGCCGACGACGTGGCGAAGCGAGGCGAGTGGGAGCAGATCCAGCACGCGATCGCCAAGCAACTTGGACGCGAGAAACCCAAGTTCAATTCTGACAGCGAGCTGCTCTACCGTCCCGACGACCTACAACTGACGGCAACCGAGGCCAACGAAATCCGTGTCAAACTACTCGACTCACTGTCGGATGGGTTGGAAACCATTGTGAACCTAGTGCCGTGA